The Malus sylvestris chromosome 12, drMalSylv7.2, whole genome shotgun sequence genome contains a region encoding:
- the LOC126593642 gene encoding uncharacterized protein LOC126593642 → MERFFKPKSIAPSTCSGSSSSRQNECDIDFNNLERDIGKIIRMKDYPSNIQDEVRRAYLQRPCKRTTYEFPYTLHAKKKRRFVVSWFEEHDWLEYSISKDAAFCLHCDLFKINFSQLGSNAFTRVGFKKWKNARECFDKHVGPIGSFHNKAREAASYLMNQKTHIEVVVIKQLENECMKYRLCLNASIHCTKFLLQQGLPFRGHDESDTSNNRGNYLELLQFLADHDEKIKEVVLENASGNLKLIAPSIQKDIVNSCAFETIKAIMKEVKESKFFSIMVDESHDISTKEQMAVILRYVDNKGQVIERFVGVQHITETTSTLVAVAKKNSDVGAFFTLTNSLVNVVGCSCKRCDALREKQQENLMKAIENDCLEMGQGLNQETSLKCARDTWWNSHYGALISLIIMFSSVVDVLDMIVEDCYNDSAGEAKSCNRFSGEDIFRYEYH, encoded by the exons atggaaagATTTTTCAAGCCAAAGTCAATAGCACCATCTACTTGTTCGGGTAGTTCGAGCTCAAGACAAAATGAGTGTGACATTGATTTTAATAATCTTGAGAGAGACATAGGAAAAATAATTCGAATGAAGGACTATCCTTCTAATATTCAAGATGAGGTTCGAAGAGCATATTTGCAAAGACCTTGTAAGCGTACAACGTATGAGTTCCCATACACTTTGCATGCAAAGAAAAAGCGACGATTTGTTGTTTCGTGGTTTGAAGAACATgattggttggagtatagtataTCTAAAGATGCGGCATTTTGTCTTCATTGCGATCTTTTTAAAATCAACTTTTCACAATTAGGAAGCAATGCCTTCACTAGGGTAGGCTTTAAGAAATGGAAGAATGCAAGAGAATGTTTTGACAAACATGTTGGTCCTATTGGTAGTTTCCACAATAAAGCCAGAGAAGCAGCTAGTTATCTAATGAACCAAAAGACACATATTGAAGTAGTTGTGATTAAACAGTTAGAAAACGAGTGTATGAAATATCGTCTTTGCTTGAATGCATCAATACATTGCACTAAGTTCTTGTTGCAACAAGGCCTTCCTTTCCGTGGCCACGATGAAAGTGACACTTCGAATAATAGGGGGAATTATTTAGAGCTCTTGCAATTCCTTGCAGATCATGATGAGAAAATAAAGGAAGTTGTATTGGAAAATGCTTCGGGAAATCTCAAGTTGATAGCTCCTTCAATTCAAAAAGATATTGTCAATTCATGTGCCTTCGAAACCATTAAGGCTATTATGAAGGAAGTGAAAGAGAGTAAATTCTTCTCTATAATGGTAGATGAATCACATGATATTTCAACAAAGGAGCAAATGGCGGTGATTTTGCGTTATGTGGACAACAAAGGTCAAGTAATTGAAAGGTTCGTGGGAGTCCAACATATTACCGAAACAACTTCAA CTCTTGTTGCTGTAGCAAAGAAAAACTCTGATGTTGGTGCTTTTTTCACATTGACTAATAGTTTGGTGAATGTTGTTGGATGCTCATGTAAGCGTTGTGATGCACTTAGAGAGAAACAACAAGAAAATCTCATGAAAGCTATTGAAAATGATTGTCTTGAAATGGGGCAAGGGTTAAATCAAGAAACTAGTCTCAAATGTGCTAGGGATACATGGTGGAATTCACATTATGGTGCTTTGATTAGTTTGATTATAATGTTCTCATCTGTGGTGGATGTGCTTGACATGATTGTTGAAGATTGCTACAATGATAGTGCTGGTGAAGCAAAAAG TTGCAACCGCTTCAGTGGAGAGGACATTTTCCGTTATGAATATCATTAA